The Clostridium sporogenes genome contains a region encoding:
- a CDS encoding M4 family metallopeptidase, translated as MKSKRLLATVLSAIITFSAVSAVSAAPVGKESKSEPKTTTIFWENNTHNTRKSTTGITQEKFNSSQDITKFFEKNISKFGVKKGSLKNTKVVKDDKGKTNYHMIYQVDDIPIYYGRIVFTTKKDSSIDSITGKIDATFENNSWKNKVKLSKDNAIEKAKDSIKHDSLSKTNADLYLYNFEGKPYVAYLVNLVADNGNWNVFVSAEDGSIINQFNNTPTLIENKDENLPNAEKIKKASKEPANINNVINVNGETVKGQGKTTSDGIVDIDLTYGNGKYYLKDSNKNVYLYDINNSWAPTIGLFSKDYILRRSTLVENNSNKFTEDKHVTAVDGYVNLSKTYDYYKNKFNRNSLDNKGMNVEGFIHTGRKFNNAFWRDDLGSMFFGDGDGKLFSSFASSLDVVGHEVSHGVTSKESNLKYEKESGALNESFSDIMGVAIEGKNFQLGEDCYTPNIPGDALRDMEDPSKGNQPAHMKDFQDLPVDKEHDWGGVHTNSGIINHAAYLIAVGMEKSGESDSKDIMANLFYRANCHYWDEITDFAKCRNDVVKVAKDLYGENSKHVKIVENAFDQVGITATPQLPL; from the coding sequence ATGAAAAGTAAAAGATTATTAGCTACAGTGTTAAGTGCTATAATTACTTTTTCCGCAGTATCTGCAGTTTCTGCTGCACCTGTAGGAAAAGAGAGTAAAAGCGAGCCAAAAACTACAACTATATTTTGGGAAAATAACACTCACAATACTAGAAAATCTACTACTGGCATAACTCAAGAAAAATTTAACAGCTCCCAGGATATAACTAAATTCTTCGAAAAGAACATCTCTAAATTTGGTGTAAAGAAAGGTTCTCTTAAAAATACTAAAGTTGTAAAAGATGACAAAGGTAAAACTAACTATCATATGATTTATCAAGTAGATGATATTCCTATATATTATGGAAGAATTGTTTTTACAACTAAAAAAGATTCATCTATAGACTCTATAACTGGTAAAATTGATGCGACTTTTGAAAATAATAGTTGGAAAAACAAAGTCAAACTATCAAAGGATAATGCTATAGAAAAAGCTAAAGATAGCATAAAACATGATAGTTTATCTAAAACAAATGCAGATTTATATTTATACAACTTTGAAGGAAAACCTTATGTAGCTTATTTAGTTAATTTGGTTGCAGATAATGGAAATTGGAATGTTTTTGTTAGTGCTGAGGATGGTTCTATAATAAATCAATTTAACAATACCCCTACCCTAATTGAAAATAAAGATGAAAATTTACCTAATGCTGAAAAAATTAAAAAAGCTTCCAAAGAACCTGCCAATATAAATAATGTAATAAATGTTAATGGTGAAACTGTTAAAGGACAAGGTAAAACTACTTCAGACGGAATAGTTGATATTGATTTAACTTATGGAAATGGAAAATATTATCTGAAAGATAGTAATAAAAATGTTTATCTATATGACATAAATAATAGTTGGGCTCCTACAATTGGTCTTTTTTCTAAAGATTATATATTAAGACGTTCAACCCTTGTAGAAAATAACAGCAATAAATTTACAGAGGATAAACATGTTACTGCAGTAGATGGTTATGTTAATTTATCCAAAACTTATGATTACTATAAAAATAAGTTTAATAGAAATAGTCTAGATAATAAGGGTATGAATGTTGAAGGATTCATTCACACTGGTAGAAAATTCAATAATGCCTTTTGGAGAGATGACCTTGGTTCTATGTTCTTCGGTGATGGAGATGGTAAATTATTCTCTTCCTTTGCAAGTTCTTTAGATGTTGTAGGTCATGAAGTGAGTCATGGTGTAACTAGTAAAGAATCCAATCTTAAATATGAAAAGGAGTCTGGTGCTTTAAATGAATCCTTCTCTGATATTATGGGAGTAGCTATTGAGGGTAAGAACTTCCAGTTAGGTGAAGACTGCTATACTCCAAATATTCCTGGAGATGCATTAAGAGATATGGAAGACCCATCTAAAGGAAATCAACCAGCTCATATGAAAGATTTTCAAGATCTTCCTGTTGATAAAGAGCATGATTGGGGTGGAGTTCATACAAATTCAGGTATAATAAATCATGCTGCTTATTTAATTGCAGTTGGAATGGAAAAATCCGGCGAGTCAGATAGTAAAGATATTATGGCAAATTTATTTTATAGAGCAAACTGCCATTACTGGGATGAAATAACAGATTTTGCTAAATGCAGAAATGATGTAGTTAAAGTTGCTAAGGATCTTTATGGTGAAAATAGTAAACATGTGAAAATTGTTGAAAATGCTTTTGACCAAGTTGGAATAACTGCTACACCTCAATTGCCATTATAA
- a CDS encoding M4 family metallopeptidase, whose translation MKSKKLLATVLSAVITFSAVSAVSAAPVGKESKKEPKTTTISWDKSKQNTKKATTGITQKKFNNSDEITKFFEKNISKFGVKKGSLKNTKAVKDDKGKTHYHMIYQIEGIPVYYGRIVFTTEKDSSMDSINGRIDTAFENESWKDKVKLSKDNAIEKAKNSLKYDNLSKSNADLYLYNFEGNPYVVYLVNLVTNDGDWNVFVNAENGSIVNKFNNTPTLIDNKDQKLPNAEEIKKSSEKVPNINSVINVNGQSTKGQGKTSLNGIVDIDLTYKDGKYYLKDSNKNIYLYDINNSWACLYNYPKSYILRQSNLVENNNNKFTDDKHVVAVDGYVNLSKTYDYYKNKFNRNSIDNKGMNVEGFIHAGKNFNNAFWRDDLGSMFFGDGDGRVFSPLSKSLDIVGHELSHGVTSKESKLKYENESGALNESFSDIMGVAIDGKNFEIGEECYTPNIPGDTMRDMKDPSRGDQPAHMKDFKYLPNDEDNDWGGVHTNSGIINHAAYLIADGMEKSGEANGKDIMAKLFYRANCYQWDETTNFAKCRNDLIKVTKDLYGENSKHVKIVENAFDQVGITATPQLPL comes from the coding sequence ATGAAAAGTAAAAAATTATTAGCTACAGTCTTAAGTGCTGTAATCACTTTTTCAGCAGTCTCTGCAGTTTCTGCTGCACCTGTAGGAAAAGAAAGTAAAAAGGAACCGAAAACCACAACAATATCTTGGGACAAAAGTAAACAAAATACTAAAAAAGCTACTACCGGTATAACTCAAAAAAAATTTAACAATTCTGATGAAATAACTAAATTCTTTGAAAAAAACATCTCTAAATTTGGTGTAAAGAAAGGTTCTCTTAAAAATACCAAAGCTGTAAAGGATGACAAAGGTAAAACTCATTATCATATGATCTATCAAATAGAAGGAATCCCTGTATACTATGGAAGAATTGTTTTTACAACTGAAAAAGATTCATCTATGGATTCTATAAATGGTAGAATTGATACTGCTTTTGAAAATGAAAGTTGGAAAGACAAAGTTAAACTATCAAAGGATAATGCTATAGAAAAAGCTAAAAATAGCCTAAAATATGATAATTTATCTAAATCAAATGCAGACTTATATTTGTACAATTTTGAAGGAAATCCTTATGTAGTTTATTTAGTAAATTTAGTTACAAATGATGGAGATTGGAATGTCTTTGTTAATGCTGAAAATGGTTCTATAGTAAACAAATTTAATAACACCCCTACTTTAATTGATAATAAAGATCAAAAATTACCCAATGCTGAAGAGATTAAAAAAAGTTCTGAAAAAGTTCCTAATATAAATAGTGTAATAAATGTTAATGGACAAAGTACTAAAGGCCAAGGAAAAACTAGTCTAAATGGAATAGTAGATATCGATTTAACCTATAAAGACGGAAAATATTATTTAAAAGACAGTAATAAGAACATTTATTTATATGATATAAATAATAGCTGGGCTTGTTTGTATAATTATCCTAAATCATATATATTAAGACAATCAAATCTTGTAGAAAATAACAACAATAAGTTTACAGATGATAAACATGTTGTTGCAGTAGATGGTTATGTTAATTTATCCAAAACCTATGATTATTATAAAAATAAATTCAACAGAAATAGTATAGATAACAAAGGTATGAATGTTGAAGGATTTATTCATGCTGGTAAAAATTTTAATAATGCCTTTTGGAGAGATGACCTAGGGTCTATGTTCTTTGGTGATGGAGATGGAAGAGTATTCTCTCCTCTATCAAAATCCTTAGATATTGTAGGCCATGAATTAAGTCACGGTGTAACTAGTAAAGAATCCAAGCTTAAATATGAAAATGAATCTGGGGCCTTAAATGAATCCTTCTCCGATATTATGGGAGTAGCTATTGATGGTAAGAACTTTGAAATAGGTGAAGAATGTTATACACCAAATATTCCTGGAGATACAATGAGAGATATGAAGGATCCATCTAGAGGAGACCAACCAGCTCATATGAAAGATTTCAAATATCTTCCTAATGATGAAGACAATGATTGGGGTGGAGTTCATACAAATTCAGGTATAATAAACCATGCTGCTTATTTAATTGCAGATGGCATGGAAAAATCCGGTGAAGCAAATGGTAAAGATATTATGGCAAAATTATTTTATAGAGCTAATTGCTATCAATGGGATGAAACAACAAATTTTGCTAAATGTAGAAATGACTTAATTAAAGTTACTAAAGACCTTTATGGTGAAAATAGTAAGCATGTGAAAATTGTTGAAAATGCCTTTGATCAAGTTGGAATAACTGCTACACCTCAATTACCATTATAA
- the nadC gene encoding carboxylating nicotinate-nucleotide diphosphorylase codes for MNWLLVDEILKSAIKEDLSFEDITTESIINENKRAKVDLIAKEDGIIAGLEVFKRVFLLIGDVDAKFYIKDGDKVHKDEKIGEVFGNVKTLLTAERVALNFLQRMSGIATLTRQFVDELKSTKTKLLDTRKTTPNLRIFEKYAVRVGGGFNHRFGLNDGILIKDNHINAAGGIKNAIALAKNNAPFVRKIEVEVENLEQLKEALNCKADIIMLDNMSLDMMKEAIYIIDGRAITEASGNVTLDKIKDIANCDIDYISTGSLTHSFKVLDLSMKNLTYL; via the coding sequence ATGAATTGGTTACTTGTTGATGAAATACTTAAATCTGCAATTAAAGAAGATCTATCCTTTGAGGATATAACTACAGAATCTATAATAAATGAAAACAAGAGAGCAAAAGTAGATTTAATTGCAAAAGAAGATGGTATAATTGCTGGCTTAGAAGTTTTTAAAAGGGTATTTTTATTAATTGGAGATGTAGATGCTAAGTTTTATATAAAAGACGGTGATAAAGTACATAAAGATGAAAAAATAGGTGAAGTTTTTGGAAATGTAAAAACTCTCCTAACTGCAGAAAGAGTTGCTTTAAACTTTCTTCAAAGGATGAGTGGAATAGCCACCTTAACCAGACAATTTGTAGATGAATTGAAAAGCACAAAAACTAAATTACTAGATACTAGAAAAACTACTCCAAATCTTAGAATTTTTGAAAAATATGCTGTAAGGGTTGGTGGAGGTTTTAATCACAGATTTGGATTAAATGATGGAATTCTTATAAAAGATAATCATATCAATGCAGCGGGAGGAATAAAAAATGCTATAGCTTTAGCAAAAAACAATGCCCCGTTCGTAAGAAAAATAGAAGTTGAAGTTGAAAATTTAGAACAATTAAAAGAAGCTTTAAATTGTAAAGCAGATATAATTATGCTTGATAATATGTCTTTAGATATGATGAAAGAAGCCATATATATAATAGATGGAAGAGCAATAACTGAAGCTTCTGGAAATGTGACCTTAGACAAAATAAAAGATATAGCGAACTGTGATATAGATTATATTTCTACTGGATCCCTTACTCATTCTTTTAAAGTTTTAGATTTAAGTATGAAAAATTTAACCTACTTATAG
- a CDS encoding L-aspartate oxidase — MNIYADVLIAGSGVAGLYSALNLRKDLKIVLISKGNLNECNTTLAQGGISVARNNDDINAFVEDTLKAGSYENNLCAVKTLAKESRENINKLQDMGFNLDKYEDQLNYTREGAHSINRIVHFKDCTGKKLEETLINETLKRSNITIIENCNLIDLIQNNNTCFGGICLKNKEQINIYSKVTILATGGIGGLFKNSTNEPIISGDGIAIAIKNNIEIKNLDYIQFHPTAFFKDTAKERKFLISESVRGEGGKLLNSKGERFVDELLSRDIVTKYILEEERKTNSKNVYLDITFKPETFLKKRFPTIYENCLKNGINICKDTIPVSPAQHYFMGGIQVDLFGRTSMNCLYAFGEVSCTGVHGKNRLASNSLLEGLVFPKRGAEKINFEINNLEVSDTKAYTLEHNIRYYSLLNKKIITKYLLKLRSDLQNELVTC; from the coding sequence ATGAATATTTACGCTGATGTATTAATTGCTGGAAGTGGCGTAGCTGGATTATATTCAGCTTTAAATTTAAGAAAAGATTTAAAAATAGTATTAATTTCAAAAGGTAACCTTAATGAATGTAATACTACCCTAGCCCAGGGTGGAATCTCTGTAGCAAGAAATAATGATGATATAAACGCTTTTGTAGAAGATACTTTAAAAGCAGGATCCTATGAAAATAACTTGTGTGCAGTAAAAACATTAGCAAAAGAATCTAGAGAAAATATCAACAAATTACAGGATATGGGCTTTAACTTAGATAAATACGAAGATCAATTAAATTATACAAGAGAAGGAGCTCATAGTATAAACAGAATAGTTCATTTTAAGGATTGTACTGGTAAAAAATTAGAAGAAACCTTAATCAATGAAACACTTAAAAGAAGTAACATAACCATAATTGAAAATTGTAATCTTATAGATTTAATACAAAATAATAATACTTGCTTTGGAGGTATATGTTTAAAAAATAAAGAACAAATAAACATATATTCAAAAGTAACAATACTGGCAACAGGAGGTATAGGCGGATTATTTAAAAACTCAACTAATGAGCCAATTATATCTGGAGATGGTATAGCCATCGCTATAAAAAATAATATAGAAATTAAAAACTTGGATTATATACAATTTCATCCTACAGCATTTTTTAAAGACACTGCTAAGGAAAGAAAATTTTTAATTTCTGAGTCAGTAAGAGGAGAAGGAGGAAAGCTTTTAAATTCTAAAGGCGAAAGATTTGTAGATGAATTACTTTCTAGAGATATAGTAACCAAATATATCCTTGAAGAAGAAAGAAAAACTAACTCTAAGAATGTATATTTAGATATCACCTTTAAACCAGAAACCTTTTTAAAAAAAAGATTCCCTACTATTTATGAAAATTGTTTAAAAAACGGCATAAACATTTGTAAAGATACTATTCCTGTATCTCCAGCACAACATTATTTTATGGGTGGTATACAAGTAGACTTGTTTGGAAGAACTTCTATGAATTGTTTATATGCTTTTGGTGAAGTAAGTTGCACTGGAGTACATGGTAAAAATAGACTAGCTAGCAACTCTTTGCTAGAAGGACTAGTATTTCCAAAACGTGGAGCTGAAAAAATAAATTTTGAAATAAACAATCTTGAAGTATCAGATACAAAGGCTTATACATTGGAACATAATATAAGATATTATAGTTTATTAAATAAAAAAATAATTACAAAATATCTACTTAAGCTAAGGAGTGATTTACAAAATGAATTGGTTACTTGTTGA
- the nadA gene encoding quinolinate synthase NadA, translating to MKTNLKDKIAHLKKERNAIILAHYYQKPEIQDIADSVGDSYYLSKIAKDCSESTILFCGVKFMAESAKILSPNKTILLPVFDAGCPMADMISKKDVLNLRKNHPNAKVVCYINSSAEVKSVSDVCCTSSNAINIIKNLPEKKIIFIPDKNLGEYIQFQIPDKEIILWNGFCITHKKVRLEEIEKIKSLHTNIKVLCHGECEKEIRHVSDLVGSTGDIIKFATKSNDKKFLIVTEEGILHQLKIKNPEKQFYFPGKGMNCINMKKTSLKNVYDSFLNLNYKIELDESLRLKAYDALINMHTLGGK from the coding sequence ATGAAAACAAATTTAAAAGATAAAATAGCCCATCTAAAAAAAGAAAGAAATGCCATAATACTTGCTCACTATTATCAAAAACCTGAAATTCAAGATATAGCAGATTCAGTAGGTGATTCTTACTATCTAAGTAAAATAGCAAAGGATTGTAGTGAATCCACAATATTATTTTGCGGAGTAAAATTTATGGCTGAAAGCGCTAAAATTCTTTCTCCTAATAAAACCATACTTTTGCCTGTATTTGATGCTGGATGTCCAATGGCAGATATGATATCTAAAAAAGATGTATTAAATTTAAGAAAAAATCACCCTAATGCAAAGGTAGTGTGCTATATAAATTCTTCTGCTGAAGTAAAGTCTGTATCTGATGTTTGTTGCACTTCATCAAATGCAATAAATATTATAAAAAACTTACCAGAGAAAAAAATAATTTTTATTCCAGATAAAAATTTAGGAGAATATATACAATTCCAAATACCAGATAAAGAAATAATATTATGGAATGGTTTTTGCATAACTCATAAAAAAGTAAGATTAGAAGAAATTGAAAAAATTAAGAGCTTACATACTAATATAAAAGTTTTGTGTCATGGAGAATGTGAAAAAGAAATTCGTCATGTCTCTGATTTAGTAGGAAGTACAGGGGATATTATAAAATTTGCCACAAAAAGTAATGATAAAAAATTTTTAATAGTTACTGAAGAAGGAATTCTTCATCAATTAAAAATAAAAAATCCAGAAAAACAATTCTATTTTCCTGGCAAAGGAATGAACTGTATAAACATGAAAAAAACTTCTTTAAAAAATGTTTATGATAGTTTTTTAAATTTAAATTATAAAATAGAATTAGATGAAAGTTTAAGATTAAAGGCCTATGATGCCCTTATAAATATGCATACTTTAGGAGGCAAATAA
- a CDS encoding M28 family peptidase produces the protein MNYLNYISNKVTKDFGIRHTYNEKTDFLEFVDKELKSLGYETEIIQGKNVKQCRNLCTVEGNADIIFTAHYDTPGTMPKFLGFIFKLLGHTRQIIGSIVYIIIILLLIRFMRNVLNISMSYMIVVILIIFPMLIKNKKNYNDNSSGVIALLNIAYELKNNESLKKKTDRIKIVFLDNEESGLLGSNLLSKYWEEKDKYFKEKKIINFDCVGIGDIPMVYYSKELDYELADLLQISLASYKNNSKKFMCKYYPLSDDFSFKKNPAVSIIFSNNSIIPGGYYIPNVHSLKDNVLNLENIQWLTGEILKKI, from the coding sequence ATGAACTATTTAAATTATATTTCTAATAAAGTTACTAAAGATTTTGGAATAAGACATACTTATAATGAAAAAACAGATTTTTTAGAATTTGTAGATAAGGAATTAAAATCTTTAGGATATGAAACAGAGATAATACAAGGGAAAAACGTAAAACAATGTAGAAATTTATGTACAGTAGAAGGCAATGCAGATATTATATTTACTGCTCATTATGATACTCCAGGTACTATGCCTAAGTTCCTTGGATTTATTTTTAAACTTTTAGGTCATACAAGACAAATAATAGGTAGTATAGTATATATTATTATTATTTTATTATTAATTAGATTTATGAGAAATGTATTAAATATAAGTATGTCTTATATGATAGTAGTTATATTAATTATTTTCCCTATGCTTATAAAAAATAAAAAAAATTACAATGATAATTCAAGTGGAGTGATAGCCCTTTTAAATATTGCATATGAACTAAAAAATAATGAAAGTTTGAAGAAAAAGACAGATAGAATAAAAATAGTATTTTTAGATAATGAGGAAAGTGGTTTGCTGGGATCTAATTTACTATCAAAGTATTGGGAGGAAAAGGATAAATATTTTAAGGAGAAGAAAATAATTAATTTTGATTGTGTAGGAATAGGAGATATACCTATGGTATATTACTCAAAAGAATTAGATTATGAATTAGCTGATTTGTTACAGATTTCTTTAGCTTCTTATAAAAATAATAGTAAAAAATTTATGTGTAAATATTACCCATTATCTGATGACTTTTCATTTAAAAAAAATCCAGCTGTAAGCATAATTTTTTCCAATAACAGTATAATACCAGGAGGATACTATATTCCTAATGTACACAGCTTAAAAGATAATGTTTTAAACTTAGAAAATATCCAGTGGTTGACAGGAGAAATATTGAAAAAAATTTAA
- the trhA gene encoding PAQR family membrane homeostasis protein TrhA — translation MLNEFYTKGEEIANAITHGIGALLSIAALVILIVFSAKYGNAWYVTSYSIFGACLFILYLESTLYHSLQGKKVKKLFRIFDHSSIFLLIAGTYTPFILTSLRDPLGWTIFGIEWGLTLIGIILKVFTTGKYEKLSTGIYIFMGWLIMLHAKKLALVIPKISLIYLIVGGIIYTVGAFLFMLDDIPYNHSIWHLFVIAGSVFHFFSLFYMIPR, via the coding sequence ATGTTAAATGAATTTTATACTAAAGGTGAAGAAATAGCAAATGCTATAACTCATGGCATTGGTGCTTTATTATCTATAGCTGCTTTGGTTATTTTGATTGTATTTTCAGCTAAATATGGGAACGCTTGGTATGTAACGAGTTATAGCATCTTTGGAGCATGCCTTTTTATATTATATTTGGAATCTACCTTATACCATAGTCTTCAGGGCAAAAAAGTAAAAAAATTATTTAGGATATTTGATCATTCCTCTATTTTTCTTTTAATCGCAGGTACCTATACTCCATTTATACTTACTTCTCTTAGAGATCCTTTAGGTTGGACTATATTTGGTATAGAATGGGGTCTTACTTTAATAGGAATCATCTTAAAAGTTTTTACAACTGGTAAATACGAAAAACTATCTACGGGAATATATATTTTTATGGGTTGGCTTATAATGCTTCATGCTAAAAAATTAGCTTTAGTTATACCAAAAATATCTCTTATATATCTCATAGTAGGTGGAATTATTTACACTGTTGGAGCTTTTCTTTTTATGTTAGATGATATACCTTATAACCACTCAATATGGCATTTATTTGTAATTGCGGGAAGCGTTTTTCACTTTTTCTCACTTTTCTATATGATACCAAGGTAA
- a CDS encoding TetR/AcrR family transcriptional regulator, with amino-acid sequence MDKKLIQKRRMMKYFIEATQQIIEKESFDSVTVRKVSNLAGFNSATIYNYFKNLDELIYFSCIKYLEDYSKDLIICLKDSKNIFEYYMNIWKCFCYHSYKNPKIYFHLFFTNHTLCKGSIKEYFEIFCDDIDEPSRKLLPMLLSENIYDRNLSSLRNFVENKIINEKNLNDLNEMIIFIYQSMLYNILNNSIDYSIDMATEKTLKYINQAILSYRL; translated from the coding sequence ATGGATAAAAAACTTATTCAGAAAAGAAGAATGATGAAATATTTTATAGAAGCTACCCAACAAATAATAGAAAAAGAATCCTTTGATTCAGTAACTGTAAGAAAAGTTTCTAATTTAGCTGGTTTTAATAGTGCTACTATTTATAATTATTTTAAAAATTTAGATGAACTAATTTATTTTAGTTGTATAAAATATTTGGAAGATTACTCTAAAGATCTTATAATCTGCTTAAAAGATTCTAAAAATATATTTGAATATTATATGAATATATGGAAATGTTTTTGCTACCATTCCTATAAAAATCCTAAAATCTATTTTCATCTATTTTTTACTAATCATACTTTATGTAAAGGTTCTATCAAAGAATATTTTGAAATATTTTGTGATGACATAGACGAACCTTCAAGAAAGTTGTTACCCATGTTACTTTCAGAAAATATTTATGATAGAAATCTGTCTTCCCTAAGAAACTTTGTAGAAAACAAGATTATAAATGAAAAAAATTTAAATGATTTAAATGAAATGATAATATTTATTTATCAAAGCATGCTATATAATATCTTAAACAATTCAATAGATTATTCTATAGACATGGCTACTGAAAAAACTTTAAAGTACATAAACCAAGCTATATTATCCTACAGGCTTTAG
- a CDS encoding glycine/sarcosine/betaine reductase component B subunit, translated as MKLQIGNFPVEDIQFGETLSYNDGILTINKKEALAFIKQDEHIIEADIFIVKPGDKVRLVPVKEAIEPRIKVEGGKTIFPGFIGEVSKAGEGITHALKGCSVLVVGKHWGGFQDGLIDMSGEGAKYTYFSKLRNIVLVADTDEDFEKNEQQKKNKALRLAGHKLAEYIGQCVKDLIPKEIEEYKLESITKREKEILDLPSVVFVMQPQSQMEEMGYNDLVYGWDANHMVPTFMHPNEVLDGAVVSGSFMPCSSKWSTYDFQNNLTIKRLYKEHGKTINFLGIIMSNLNVALEQKKRAAIFVAQMAKSIGADGAIVAEEGYGNPDADFIECIVALENVGVKTVGITNECTGRDGQSQPLVTLDKKADAIVSCGNVSELIELPAMENVIGELESLGRDGFSGGWSNDEILGPSVREDGSIIIENNAMFCGDQVSGWSVKTVEEF; from the coding sequence ATGAAATTGCAAATTGGAAACTTCCCTGTGGAAGATATTCAGTTTGGTGAAACACTGTCTTACAATGATGGGATTTTAACAATTAATAAGAAAGAGGCTTTAGCTTTTATTAAACAAGATGAACATATAATAGAAGCGGATATTTTCATTGTAAAACCTGGGGATAAAGTTAGGCTTGTTCCTGTAAAGGAAGCTATTGAGCCTAGGATAAAAGTAGAAGGAGGAAAGACAATTTTCCCAGGATTCATAGGAGAGGTATCTAAAGCTGGGGAAGGAATAACTCATGCATTAAAAGGTTGTAGTGTTTTAGTAGTTGGAAAACATTGGGGAGGATTTCAAGATGGACTTATAGACATGTCTGGAGAAGGGGCAAAATACACTTATTTTTCTAAGCTCAGAAATATAGTACTTGTAGCAGATACAGATGAAGATTTTGAAAAGAATGAGCAACAAAAGAAAAATAAAGCATTAAGGCTTGCAGGGCATAAATTGGCAGAATATATAGGTCAGTGTGTAAAAGATTTAATACCAAAAGAGATTGAAGAGTATAAATTAGAATCCATTACAAAAAGAGAAAAAGAAATTTTAGATTTACCCTCAGTAGTTTTTGTAATGCAACCACAATCTCAAATGGAAGAAATGGGATACAATGATTTAGTTTATGGATGGGATGCAAATCATATGGTACCAACATTTATGCATCCAAATGAAGTTTTGGATGGTGCAGTAGTTTCAGGAAGCTTTATGCCATGTTCCTCAAAATGGTCTACTTATGATTTTCAGAATAATCTGACTATAAAAAGGCTTTATAAAGAACATGGTAAGACAATTAATTTTTTAGGAATTATAATGTCAAATTTAAATGTTGCTTTGGAGCAAAAAAAACGTGCAGCCATATTTGTAGCACAAATGGCTAAATCAATTGGGGCAGATGGAGCAATAGTTGCTGAGGAAGGCTATGGAAATCCAGATGCTGATTTTATAGAATGTATTGTAGCTTTAGAGAATGTTGGAGTTAAAACAGTAGGCATAACCAATGAATGTACTGGAAGGGACGGACAATCTCAACCATTAGTTACTTTAGATAAAAAAGCAGATGCAATTGTATCCTGTGGGAATGTTTCAGAACTTATAGAACTTCCAGCTATGGAAAATGTTATAGGAGAACTTGAATCTTTAGGTAGAGACGGATTTTCTGGTGGATGGTCAAATGATGAAATTTTAGGACCATCTGTTAGAGAAGATGGATCAATAATTATAGAGAATAATGCAATGTTCTGTGGGGATCAAGTGTCAGGGTGGTCAGTTAAAACAGTAGAAGAGTTTTAA